A genome region from Maridesulfovibrio salexigens DSM 2638 includes the following:
- a CDS encoding acyltransferase family protein — MNQRMFFLDNLRAITIFFVVILHVSLCYMKFAPQWWFVVDPQQSMFFTYAVMLIDVPIMAIMFFLAGYFALPSLQKHSMSGFWAGKFKRIIIPWVLGVLFLSPPAMYMILLSRGKAPSFMEFWSGPFWTTMYSQSVFWFLGLLTVFYLILSGCYKSFPSLQSPPRMSRNPSPLLAVLFIAISSGIFLGMNQFFPVDTWITDYYLIVFQPLRLIVYLLYFWLGILAWKRNWFTRQGYNPRLLPWSIVCVVSAVVYLTFKGMMHARGTELPIQLGNALGFNVFAYSTLMAGVALFKAFVNSSNDFWKSFSACSYGLYIFHSLAVYYGAYYLLGMDASPFIKAPILLIGSTLVCWVLTVALKKVKGVSSVL; from the coding sequence ATGAATCAGCGAATGTTCTTCCTCGATAATCTGCGCGCTATAACAATATTTTTTGTTGTAATACTTCACGTTTCTCTTTGTTACATGAAGTTCGCACCACAGTGGTGGTTTGTTGTTGATCCGCAGCAGAGTATGTTTTTCACCTATGCTGTTATGCTTATTGATGTACCCATCATGGCTATAATGTTTTTTCTGGCAGGATATTTTGCCCTTCCTTCGTTACAGAAGCACAGCATGTCCGGATTCTGGGCAGGTAAATTTAAACGTATAATTATTCCGTGGGTGCTGGGAGTCTTGTTTCTTTCTCCTCCGGCCATGTATATGATCCTGCTTTCGAGGGGTAAGGCCCCATCCTTTATGGAATTCTGGTCCGGTCCGTTCTGGACAACCATGTACAGCCAATCTGTATTCTGGTTTCTTGGATTGCTGACTGTCTTTTATTTAATTCTTAGCGGCTGCTACAAGTCTTTTCCAAGTTTGCAAAGTCCTCCGCGGATGAGCCGCAATCCATCGCCATTGCTTGCTGTCCTTTTCATAGCGATTTCCAGCGGTATTTTTCTGGGCATGAACCAGTTCTTCCCGGTTGATACATGGATTACCGATTACTATTTGATCGTTTTTCAGCCTTTGCGCCTGATTGTTTACCTGCTTTATTTTTGGCTGGGTATCCTTGCTTGGAAACGCAACTGGTTTACCCGTCAGGGTTACAATCCACGTTTATTGCCGTGGTCGATAGTCTGTGTTGTCTCGGCAGTAGTTTATCTTACCTTTAAAGGAATGATGCATGCCCGAGGAACCGAACTGCCGATTCAATTGGGCAATGCGCTTGGCTTTAATGTTTTTGCTTATAGTACTCTCATGGCTGGAGTTGCCTTGTTCAAGGCTTTCGTAAACAGCTCTAATGATTTTTGGAAATCTTTTTCAGCCTGCTCGTACGGGCTTTATATTTTCCACTCATTGGCGGTTTACTACGGAGCCTACTATCTGCTCGGTATGGATGCATCACCATTTATCAAAGCTCCCATCCTGCTGATTGGATCAACACTAGTCTGCTGGGTGCTGACAGTAGCTTTGAAGAAGGTGAAGGGAGTTTCCTCGGTTCTTTGA
- a CDS encoding MMPL family transporter, producing MNIFYSFLEKVIRSIWKLVRKAPVAIVISAVLLAAVCAGSSALWLKLDSDQDNLISHELPFQKRNLEQIKNFGDQEYMFVVIKTGGTEAGKIKAEQFASTLATKLNKRPDLIREVHYAMSARDMGPGVLMFASPDELRQFVSLARDFGPLGKEWFEAPGLSRFLDMTSGLLSGDKGGTADSEMFGPFIGALGNLVGEMESSLVSGPTLETMNAPVFDLDKAGIQYFFTRNGKLLIMRILPKKDFRVMDVIGPSLNFVRSSLETVRAEYPGVEAGLTGRPVLSADEMHTTDQDMTIAAIISVIVVGLLFMFILHGWLRPMLVMGSLFCAMAWTFGFTLVTLGSLNLLSIVFALVLVGIGVDFGIHIVMRYVEASDSGMSPDEAVEEALVHTGPGVLLGGLTSVCAFYAVLGQDFVGLAELGLVGGTGIIFCLIAMLTVLPSAMLIAGRRNWFPSSRPRMATLPFMEKVISRPVTVLVVFGLLTALAFPGFQKAGFNYNLLELQAKGLESVEYEHVLINDSDESTWFAVMTRPDLESVKSLISELKQVPSVGRIESILDFLPDEQKEKADILRGEAEVLKGINLDARNAHLVPAEVVASLENLIESLEGLEEKLFSAGAKQELDQVGKIIERADSCLEILQKNPADAVNLTPLQARLVNELSSSFAWLKEILEVQSVTPNDLPDHLRSLYVGKDGSFMVKISPVENVWDFEKLTGFVADLRKIDPEVTGVPVVVLESSLLMRETFLEAAGLTIILVSVILFLSSFSISYVLLTLVPLFAGIFWLLEIMGITGLSFNLANFFAIPVLIAIGVDGGVHFLARWKELSKGERLYHTSTPVAVGLSFCTTMIGFGGLLLAHHRGLASLGGIMVTGSATCLVGCMVVLPAVFRLIERIKGK from the coding sequence ATGAATATTTTTTATAGCTTTTTAGAAAAAGTGATCCGCTCCATCTGGAAGCTGGTTCGCAAGGCACCCGTTGCCATTGTTATTTCCGCTGTATTACTGGCTGCTGTTTGCGCTGGATCTTCGGCTCTCTGGCTCAAGCTGGACAGTGATCAGGATAATCTTATTTCCCATGAACTTCCCTTTCAAAAGCGCAATCTTGAGCAGATAAAAAATTTCGGTGATCAGGAGTATATGTTTGTGGTCATCAAGACCGGAGGCACTGAAGCCGGCAAAATCAAGGCCGAGCAGTTCGCCTCAACCCTTGCCACAAAGCTTAATAAGCGGCCTGATCTTATCAGGGAAGTGCATTATGCCATGTCTGCCCGTGATATGGGACCGGGAGTGCTTATGTTTGCCTCCCCGGATGAGTTGCGCCAGTTTGTCTCTCTTGCCCGTGATTTCGGTCCGCTCGGTAAAGAGTGGTTCGAAGCTCCGGGATTGTCCCGTTTTCTGGATATGACTTCAGGTCTTCTTTCCGGTGATAAAGGCGGCACTGCCGATTCGGAAATGTTCGGTCCGTTTATCGGCGCTCTGGGTAACCTTGTGGGCGAGATGGAGTCCTCCCTTGTTTCCGGTCCGACCCTTGAGACTATGAATGCCCCTGTTTTTGATCTGGATAAAGCTGGGATCCAGTATTTCTTTACCCGTAACGGTAAGCTGCTGATCATGCGCATCCTGCCTAAGAAGGATTTCCGGGTCATGGATGTGATCGGTCCTTCGCTAAATTTCGTGCGCTCTTCTCTGGAAACTGTACGGGCGGAATATCCGGGAGTTGAAGCCGGACTCACCGGACGTCCGGTGCTTTCTGCTGATGAAATGCATACAACGGATCAGGATATGACCATTGCAGCTATCATTTCGGTGATTGTGGTGGGCCTGCTGTTTATGTTTATCCTTCATGGCTGGCTGCGGCCCATGCTGGTAATGGGATCATTGTTTTGCGCTATGGCGTGGACTTTCGGCTTTACGCTGGTCACGCTTGGCAGTTTGAACCTGTTGTCCATTGTCTTTGCCCTTGTGCTGGTCGGTATCGGTGTGGATTTCGGTATTCACATTGTCATGCGTTATGTAGAGGCTTCCGATTCCGGCATGTCCCCGGATGAGGCGGTGGAAGAAGCTCTGGTTCATACCGGACCCGGAGTCTTGTTGGGCGGTTTGACTTCTGTCTGTGCTTTCTATGCCGTACTGGGGCAGGATTTTGTAGGTCTTGCCGAGCTTGGCCTTGTGGGTGGAACAGGGATTATCTTTTGTTTGATTGCCATGTTGACCGTGTTGCCGTCGGCAATGCTTATCGCAGGCAGGCGTAACTGGTTTCCGTCTTCCCGTCCGCGCATGGCGACTTTGCCGTTCATGGAAAAGGTTATTTCCCGTCCGGTAACAGTGCTGGTCGTTTTCGGTCTGCTTACCGCGCTGGCTTTTCCCGGTTTTCAGAAGGCCGGATTTAACTATAACCTGCTTGAATTGCAGGCTAAGGGGCTGGAGTCTGTTGAATATGAGCACGTGCTGATCAACGATTCCGATGAGTCCACATGGTTCGCCGTTATGACCCGCCCGGACCTTGAGTCTGTAAAGTCTCTGATCTCGGAATTGAAACAGGTCCCTTCTGTCGGACGCATTGAATCCATTTTGGATTTCCTGCCTGACGAACAAAAGGAGAAGGCTGATATTTTGCGCGGCGAAGCAGAGGTTTTGAAGGGAATCAACCTTGATGCGCGTAATGCTCATCTGGTTCCTGCTGAAGTGGTTGCTTCACTTGAAAATTTGATTGAATCCCTTGAAGGACTTGAGGAAAAATTATTTTCCGCAGGAGCCAAGCAGGAATTGGATCAGGTTGGTAAAATCATTGAGCGGGCTGATTCCTGCCTTGAGATTTTGCAGAAGAATCCTGCGGATGCCGTCAATCTTACTCCGCTTCAGGCCCGTCTGGTCAACGAGCTTTCCAGTTCTTTTGCCTGGCTTAAGGAAATTCTGGAAGTGCAGTCCGTTACCCCTAATGATTTGCCCGACCATCTGCGTTCTCTCTACGTAGGTAAGGACGGCAGCTTTATGGTTAAGATTTCTCCGGTAGAGAATGTCTGGGATTTCGAGAAGCTGACCGGATTTGTAGCTGACCTGCGCAAGATTGATCCCGAAGTTACCGGGGTGCCGGTGGTAGTCCTTGAATCCTCCCTGCTAATGCGGGAGACATTCCTTGAGGCGGCCGGACTGACCATCATTCTGGTTTCAGTGATCCTTTTCCTTAGTTCATTCAGTATCAGCTACGTGCTGCTGACCCTTGTCCCCCTGTTTGCCGGAATTTTCTGGTTGCTGGAGATTATGGGGATTACCGGACTGAGCTTTAATTTAGCCAATTTCTTTGCTATTCCTGTTCTTATAGCCATCGGTGTTGACGGCGGGGTCCATTTTCTGGCCCGCTGGAAGGAGCTTTCCAAAGGGGAACGCCTTTACCATACCAGTACCCCGGTGGCGGTAGGACTTAGCTTTTGCACCACCATGATCGGTTTCGGGGGGCTGTTATTGGCCCACCATCGCGGCCTTGCTTCGTTGGGCGGGATCATGGTTACCGGTTCCGCTACCTGTCTTGTTGGTTGCATGGTGGTCCTGCCTGCCGTGTTCAGACTGATTGAAAGGATCAAAGGAAAGTAA
- a CDS encoding PhnD/SsuA/transferrin family substrate-binding protein, with translation MFRRVISFAFVMVLGLSSVVHAGRFDFAIIQPGQPGTTAEAQPVMDELAKYLTAKLGEKVKGVYYNDLNAALDSLGKNQPAWSICGLTFFKSYGSKFSMIPVASTLPQGMEKDVWRLIVPAAGPDSPEGIQGTVYGSMLYTPQSLEILFDSKKGGDFAVEGTHKALRMLRKVNKGKVSGVVLDAVQYSVIKDSDRYSGTKVIYTSNELPNSPVVWFGKTNDDAFRLQAVLLDMSKDPSAKELLNLLQTSGFNPADKDLK, from the coding sequence ATGTTCAGAAGAGTTATCTCATTTGCATTTGTTATGGTTCTGGGATTGAGTTCTGTTGTTCATGCCGGACGATTTGATTTTGCCATTATTCAACCCGGGCAGCCGGGAACCACTGCCGAGGCCCAGCCGGTTATGGATGAACTGGCTAAATACCTTACCGCCAAATTGGGTGAGAAAGTGAAGGGCGTTTACTACAACGACCTGAACGCGGCTCTCGATTCTCTGGGCAAGAATCAACCTGCTTGGTCCATCTGCGGGCTGACATTTTTTAAGTCGTACGGTTCTAAGTTTTCCATGATTCCGGTGGCTTCAACTTTACCGCAGGGCATGGAAAAGGATGTCTGGCGTTTGATTGTTCCTGCTGCCGGTCCTGATTCACCGGAAGGTATTCAAGGCACTGTCTATGGCTCCATGCTTTATACCCCGCAGTCCCTTGAAATCCTGTTCGACAGTAAAAAGGGCGGTGATTTTGCCGTGGAAGGTACGCACAAGGCATTGCGTATGCTCAGGAAGGTCAATAAAGGGAAGGTCTCTGGTGTGGTGCTTGATGCTGTGCAATATTCTGTGATCAAGGATTCAGACCGTTATTCCGGCACCAAGGTTATCTATACTTCTAATGAACTGCCTAACAGTCCGGTGGTTTGGTTCGGTAAGACTAACGATGATGCTTTCCGTTTGCAGGCTGTGCTTCTGGATATGTCTAAAGACCCGTCTGCAAAGGAACTGCTTAATCTGCTGCAGACTTCCGGTTTCAATCCCGCAGACAAGGATTTGAAATAA
- a CDS encoding methyl-accepting chemotaxis protein, which yields MNWFKNLKMLYKILLPVAVLLLISLASIEVVATYKSSAAIEAVAERELYGLAGTYGEKVLAYVAKAQNQAEGFAEAFGGLKEDNKNLSRESVIAMLKGFVAGNPEYVGACVGWEPDAFDGQDANYAGTSNHDASGRFVPYVYRDGGVIMVDPLVGYDVPGDGDYYLKPKEFGRTFITDPYVYNVGGKDISMVSICSPIMVNGVFKGVFCADLPITNIMDLVSNINPYETGYAWLMTPTGNFIYHPKSDFINKNIYDVASFQDEEALKKAIEAGDSYFELRKAAATGAMSMVQYVPVEFSGTGQRWYLAVSAPMDKILVSSKSLTNDLILIGVFAFIVVLIAIFFVARSISKPIGIMADAAKEVASGNMNVRLDDSLFGGELLDLNAALREMLVGLVENISKSEKMAQEAQEQTEKAKIALNEADEARSEAENAKREGMLQAAERLAGIVSQVSSATQELTAQIDESNRGSETQRERTSESATAMEQMNASVLEVARNAGDASESALEAKSKAEDGGKIVANVVTAISEVNKYSEEMVSGLDVLGGHADGISQVITVITDIADQTNLLALNAAIEAARAGEAGRGFAVVADEVRKLAEKTMQATQEVGQAVHSIQSETRRNIEKMGNAAEMVGSSTELAGRAGESLEEIVEIVETTAEQVRSIATASEEQSAASEQINRGIEEVNLIANDNAQAMRESAAAVEELMRLGEQLTGLIEELRNS from the coding sequence ATGAATTGGTTTAAGAACTTGAAAATGCTCTACAAAATTTTACTCCCGGTGGCAGTTTTGTTGTTGATATCGTTGGCAAGTATTGAAGTTGTCGCTACATATAAAAGTTCTGCGGCTATTGAAGCTGTTGCGGAAAGGGAGCTCTATGGCCTTGCCGGTACTTATGGCGAAAAAGTGCTGGCTTATGTAGCAAAAGCTCAAAATCAAGCAGAAGGTTTTGCTGAAGCTTTTGGTGGACTTAAGGAAGACAATAAGAATTTGAGTCGAGAAAGTGTTATCGCGATGCTTAAAGGGTTTGTTGCCGGGAATCCTGAATATGTAGGAGCATGCGTCGGCTGGGAGCCAGATGCTTTTGATGGTCAGGATGCAAATTATGCCGGAACTTCTAATCATGACGCCAGCGGGCGTTTTGTTCCATACGTGTACAGAGATGGTGGAGTAATTATGGTTGATCCGCTCGTGGGTTATGATGTTCCCGGAGACGGAGATTACTATCTCAAGCCGAAGGAATTTGGCCGGACATTTATAACTGATCCTTATGTTTACAACGTAGGCGGGAAAGATATTTCCATGGTCAGTATCTGTTCTCCAATTATGGTGAATGGTGTCTTTAAAGGCGTGTTTTGCGCTGATTTACCTATTACCAATATTATGGATCTTGTTTCGAATATCAATCCTTATGAGACTGGATATGCATGGCTCATGACTCCCACAGGAAATTTTATTTATCATCCAAAAAGTGATTTTATAAATAAAAATATTTATGATGTTGCATCTTTTCAAGATGAAGAGGCTTTGAAAAAGGCAATTGAGGCTGGGGATTCCTATTTTGAACTCCGCAAGGCTGCTGCAACTGGGGCTATGTCCATGGTTCAGTATGTTCCGGTCGAATTTTCCGGAACAGGCCAGCGTTGGTACCTTGCGGTAAGTGCTCCCATGGATAAGATCCTGGTCAGTTCGAAAAGTCTGACTAATGATTTAATCCTCATAGGTGTGTTCGCGTTCATCGTGGTTCTGATAGCAATATTTTTTGTTGCCCGTTCAATTTCAAAACCAATTGGAATTATGGCTGATGCAGCGAAAGAGGTCGCGAGTGGGAATATGAATGTCCGGCTTGATGATTCGTTGTTCGGCGGTGAGTTGCTGGATCTTAATGCTGCTTTGCGTGAGATGTTGGTTGGATTGGTTGAGAATATATCCAAATCTGAAAAAATGGCGCAAGAAGCGCAGGAACAAACTGAGAAAGCAAAAATTGCACTTAATGAAGCAGACGAGGCTCGGAGTGAAGCCGAAAATGCTAAGCGGGAAGGTATGTTGCAGGCAGCAGAAAGACTGGCCGGTATTGTCTCGCAGGTTTCCAGTGCAACTCAGGAACTTACCGCTCAGATTGATGAGTCCAACCGTGGTTCTGAGACGCAGCGTGAACGTACTTCCGAATCGGCAACAGCCATGGAACAGATGAATGCCAGTGTGCTGGAGGTTGCCCGGAATGCCGGGGATGCGTCAGAGAGTGCTTTAGAGGCAAAATCCAAGGCGGAAGATGGTGGGAAGATTGTTGCCAATGTCGTTACTGCTATCTCAGAAGTAAATAAATATTCCGAAGAAATGGTTTCAGGACTCGATGTTTTGGGGGGGCATGCTGATGGTATTTCACAGGTCATTACTGTAATTACTGATATTGCCGATCAAACTAATCTGTTGGCTTTGAATGCTGCTATCGAAGCTGCGCGTGCAGGCGAGGCCGGGCGCGGGTTTGCGGTTGTAGCAGACGAGGTCCGCAAGTTGGCTGAAAAAACAATGCAGGCTACTCAGGAAGTGGGACAGGCTGTTCATTCAATTCAATCGGAAACTCGTCGTAATATCGAGAAGATGGGGAATGCCGCAGAGATGGTGGGGTCCAGTACTGAATTGGCAGGCAGGGCTGGTGAAAGCCTTGAAGAGATAGTTGAAATTGTTGAGACTACTGCAGAACAGGTGCGTAGCATTGCGACTGCTTCGGAAGAGCAATCTGCGGCTAGTGAGCAGATCAACCGTGGCATAGAGGAAGTAAATCTTATAGCCAACGATAATGCTCAAGCCATGCGAGAATCTGCAGCAGCAGTTGAAGAACTTATGCGGCTTGGTGAACAACTGACAGGGCTTATTGAGGAGTTGCGGAATTCCTAA
- a CDS encoding purine or other phosphorylase family 1: protein MKLKKIAIVAAMEQEGQAICPAPRHERIGKFPILAGTNKDNVSYRCIVSGIGIARAAEAAKLLCAEKPDLILSIGVSGGLAAGLEAGALVAATSIHSDIAEFDSWFEGNDDARLRSELIPSCGEIQCGKLITANEAVLTPQDKLFMHERTGALAVDMESIAVAQTAQKAGIPFGCIRAISDDSKRGIPQESLAGVDESGKTQLGPILKAIMKRPSLIFELIPMGRDYSKALKGLEKILK from the coding sequence ATGAAATTAAAAAAAATCGCCATAGTCGCGGCAATGGAGCAGGAAGGCCAAGCTATTTGCCCCGCACCGCGACACGAGAGAATAGGTAAATTCCCGATCCTAGCTGGAACTAATAAAGACAATGTAAGCTATCGCTGCATTGTTTCCGGGATAGGCATTGCACGTGCTGCCGAAGCAGCAAAGCTGCTTTGCGCTGAAAAACCGGACTTAATCCTGAGTATCGGTGTTTCCGGCGGATTGGCTGCCGGACTCGAAGCCGGAGCACTTGTAGCGGCAACTAGCATCCATTCAGACATTGCTGAATTTGATTCATGGTTTGAAGGAAATGACGACGCAAGGCTGCGCAGTGAATTGATTCCCAGTTGTGGCGAGATTCAATGCGGAAAGTTGATTACAGCCAATGAAGCAGTGCTTACCCCGCAGGATAAATTATTCATGCATGAGCGGACCGGCGCACTGGCGGTGGATATGGAATCAATAGCTGTGGCACAGACAGCTCAAAAAGCAGGAATTCCCTTCGGCTGTATCCGGGCAATCAGCGATGATTCAAAACGGGGCATCCCGCAGGAATCACTGGCCGGTGTTGATGAATCCGGCAAAACACAGCTGGGACCTATTTTAAAAGCAATAATGAAACGGCCCAGCCTTATTTTTGAACTTATTCCCATGGGGCGGGATTATTCAAAGGCTTTGAAAGGCCTTGAAAAAATTTTGAAATAA
- the hpnH gene encoding adenosyl-hopene transferase HpnH — translation MAIPAIQVARLGKYILTQTLKGNKHYPLVLMLEPLFQCNLRCKGCGKVNQPPEILNKRLSVQECIDAVEECGAPIVSIPGGEPLLHPEIPTIVSELIKRKKFVYLCTNGILMPERIHEFKPSPYLTFNLHLDGPAEVHDKVVCKQGVFDSAVRAIKLLKSKGFRVNTNTTLFGGQTAEKAAEFFDFLMDLKVDGMTLSSAFSYEAAEDQDAFLTRPQSEKLFREIFTIGKNKNWDFSHSSFYLDFLAGNQPNYKCSPWGNPCRSVHGWQRPCYLLEDGFVSSYKELMEDTDWDKFGVGNDPRCANCMVHCGFEPTAVADSVKRPIKGAMLALKGVSVK, via the coding sequence TTGGCAATTCCTGCAATTCAAGTAGCTAGACTCGGTAAATACATTCTCACTCAGACCCTGAAGGGCAACAAGCATTACCCGCTGGTTCTGATGCTCGAACCTCTTTTCCAGTGCAACCTGCGCTGTAAGGGTTGCGGCAAGGTTAATCAGCCGCCGGAAATCCTTAATAAGCGTCTTTCCGTTCAGGAATGCATTGATGCAGTAGAAGAGTGCGGTGCTCCTATTGTTTCCATTCCCGGTGGTGAGCCTTTGCTGCACCCCGAGATTCCGACCATCGTCAGCGAGCTTATCAAGCGTAAAAAATTTGTTTACCTCTGCACCAACGGCATCCTCATGCCTGAGCGCATTCACGAGTTCAAACCCAGCCCGTATCTGACTTTCAACCTCCATTTGGATGGTCCTGCTGAAGTTCATGATAAAGTTGTCTGCAAACAGGGTGTTTTTGATTCCGCTGTTCGCGCCATCAAGCTGCTCAAGTCCAAGGGCTTCCGCGTAAACACCAACACCACTCTTTTTGGCGGCCAGACTGCTGAAAAGGCTGCTGAATTCTTTGATTTCCTCATGGACCTCAAAGTAGACGGCATGACCCTTTCCTCTGCCTTCAGCTATGAAGCAGCAGAAGATCAGGATGCTTTCCTGACCCGTCCGCAGAGTGAAAAGCTTTTCCGTGAAATTTTCACCATCGGCAAGAACAAGAACTGGGATTTCAGCCACAGCAGCTTCTATCTCGACTTCCTCGCCGGAAACCAGCCCAATTACAAATGCTCTCCCTGGGGTAACCCCTGCCGTTCCGTGCATGGCTGGCAGCGCCCATGCTACTTGCTCGAAGACGGTTTTGTTTCTTCCTACAAGGAACTCATGGAGGATACTGATTGGGATAAGTTCGGCGTAGGTAACGATCCCCGCTGCGCAAACTGCATGGTTCACTGCGGTTTCGAACCCACAGCTGTTGCAGATTCCGTAAAGCGTCCCATTAAAGGCGCTATGCTTGCCCTGAAAGGTGTAAGTGTAAAATAG
- a CDS encoding methyl-accepting chemotaxis protein, translating to MMYKIMLPVGALLLLTLGSMEYFAMQSSSKAIEKVAKKEISALAGEYSGRILNYMTHAQGQAQGLASTFAQFRRENIELSRRDAISMLVGLIKGDDNFIGGSNGWEPNAFDGRDAEYANTELHDKTGRLIPYAFRAGGDIKVVPLAEYFVPGDGDYYLKPIERRRPYITPPYPYDVDGKRLMLTTIGAPIMLDGRPLGVVCVDMPITNISELVSQIRPYGTGYAWLMMPSGDFIYHPSEDRIGKNMFDVDKSANKSDLRRALDNGDSYFEIRVAAANGKRSMIQYIPIEFKDSGQRWYLAVSAPLDKILADAHSLTLDLLTMGGIALVLVMIAIFFVARSISKPIRVIADGAMEVAGGNFNVRLDESIFGGELKDLHSAMRAMLSGLVENISKAEKMAEEAKDQTEKAQVALKEADAARAEAENAKREGMLHAAEQLAGIVSQVASASQELTAQIDESSRGSETQRERTAESATAMEQMNASVMEVARNAAEAADSADNARTEAENGGTIVNDVVERINRVQGMTVEMEKGLGMLGEQADGIGKIMNVITDIADQTNLLALNAAIEAARAGEAGRGFAVVADEVRKLAEKTMDATKEVGDYISAIQSGTRDNIDGMTKAAVEVSASTESANKAGEALKGIVEIVEETAGQVRSIATASEEQSAASEQINRSIEEVNLIANDNAQAMRESSTAVEELMHLGEQLSELIEELRRA from the coding sequence ATGATGTACAAGATCATGCTGCCGGTCGGAGCGTTATTGCTGCTGACTTTGGGTAGTATGGAATATTTTGCAATGCAAAGTAGCTCTAAGGCTATTGAAAAGGTTGCAAAAAAAGAAATTTCCGCCCTTGCGGGAGAGTATAGCGGACGTATCCTCAACTATATGACCCATGCGCAAGGACAGGCTCAGGGGCTGGCGAGCACTTTTGCCCAGTTCAGACGTGAGAATATTGAGCTCAGCAGGAGAGATGCCATCTCCATGCTTGTCGGTCTTATCAAGGGTGATGATAACTTTATCGGCGGCAGTAACGGTTGGGAACCCAATGCATTTGACGGCCGCGATGCCGAATATGCCAATACTGAATTACATGATAAAACCGGCCGCCTTATCCCTTATGCTTTCCGAGCCGGCGGGGACATCAAGGTTGTACCTCTTGCCGAGTATTTTGTTCCCGGTGACGGCGACTACTACCTGAAACCCATTGAAAGGCGCAGACCGTATATTACTCCTCCTTATCCTTACGATGTTGACGGCAAACGTCTAATGCTGACTACTATCGGTGCGCCGATCATGCTTGATGGACGTCCTTTGGGTGTTGTCTGTGTAGATATGCCCATCACCAATATCAGCGAACTCGTTTCCCAGATTCGTCCTTACGGTACAGGTTATGCGTGGCTGATGATGCCGAGCGGCGATTTTATTTACCATCCGTCAGAAGATCGTATTGGTAAAAATATGTTCGATGTTGATAAGTCTGCCAATAAATCGGACTTACGCCGGGCATTAGATAATGGGGATTCTTATTTTGAGATTCGTGTAGCTGCTGCGAATGGTAAGAGATCCATGATTCAGTATATCCCCATTGAATTCAAGGATAGCGGGCAGCGCTGGTATCTTGCTGTAAGTGCACCCTTGGATAAAATTCTTGCTGATGCGCACTCTCTTACTCTTGATCTTTTGACCATGGGCGGCATTGCCCTTGTCTTGGTCATGATTGCAATCTTTTTTGTAGCCCGTTCCATTTCCAAACCCATCAGAGTTATTGCTGATGGAGCTATGGAAGTTGCAGGCGGTAATTTTAATGTCCGTCTTGATGAGTCCATTTTCGGCGGAGAACTCAAAGACCTGCATTCAGCTATGCGAGCCATGTTGAGCGGGCTGGTAGAGAACATATCCAAGGCTGAGAAGATGGCTGAGGAAGCCAAGGATCAGACCGAGAAAGCTCAAGTGGCTCTCAAGGAAGCTGACGCGGCCCGTGCGGAAGCTGAAAACGCTAAGCGCGAAGGTATGCTCCATGCAGCTGAGCAGTTGGCTGGTATTGTTTCGCAGGTTGCCAGTGCAAGTCAGGAGCTTACCGCTCAGATTGATGAATCCAGCCGCGGTTCTGAGACCCAGCGTGAACGCACAGCTGAGTCTGCTACTGCTATGGAACAGATGAACGCCAGTGTCATGGAAGTTGCGCGTAATGCTGCCGAAGCTGCCGACTCCGCAGACAATGCTCGTACTGAAGCTGAGAATGGCGGAACCATCGTTAACGATGTGGTTGAGCGAATTAATCGTGTTCAGGGCATGACCGTTGAAATGGAAAAAGGTCTGGGTATGCTCGGTGAACAGGCTGATGGAATCGGCAAGATTATGAATGTGATCACCGACATCGCTGACCAGACCAACCTGCTGGCCTTGAACGCAGCAATTGAAGCTGCCCGTGCCGGTGAAGCAGGACGCGGATTTGCGGTTGTTGCCGATGAAGTACGCAAGCTGGCTGAAAAAACAATGGATGCCACCAAGGAAGTTGGAGACTATATCTCTGCCATCCAGAGCGGAACTCGTGACAATATTGACGGTATGACCAAAGCAGCCGTCGAAGTTTCTGCAAGCACCGAGTCAGCGAATAAGGCTGGCGAGGCTCTCAAGGGTATTGTCGAGATAGTCGAGGAGACCGCTGGACAGGTTCGCAGCATTGCTACTGCTTCTGAAGAACAGTCTGCTGCAAGTGAACAGATCAACCGGAGCATAGAAGAGGTAAACCTTATTGCCAACGACAATGCTCAGGCCATGCGCGAGTCCTCCACTGCGGTGGAAGAACTCATGCACCTTGGCGAGCAGCTTTCCGAGCTTATTGAAGAGCTGCGCAGAGCTTAG